The following coding sequences lie in one Kribbella sp. NBC_00709 genomic window:
- a CDS encoding peroxiredoxin — protein MTIPAAGSRAPDFSTRNQYGEQVRLSDFSGRRDVVLVFYPYAFSQVCTSELAELRDRPELLAAAEFLAVSCDPMFTLRAYADTQQLGFSLLTDFWPHGAIATSYGVFDEDRGCALRGTFVVDRTGTIRWSVVSPIPEPRNPDDYAVALASLTANPG, from the coding sequence GTGACGATCCCGGCTGCAGGCAGCCGGGCCCCCGATTTCAGCACTCGGAACCAGTACGGCGAACAGGTCCGGCTGAGCGACTTCAGCGGCCGGCGGGACGTCGTACTGGTCTTCTATCCGTATGCCTTCAGTCAGGTCTGCACGAGCGAACTGGCCGAACTCCGCGACCGCCCGGAGCTCCTGGCGGCCGCGGAGTTCCTGGCCGTCTCGTGCGACCCGATGTTCACTCTTCGTGCGTACGCCGACACGCAGCAACTCGGCTTCAGCCTGCTCACCGACTTCTGGCCCCACGGCGCGATCGCGACGTCGTACGGCGTCTTCGACGAAGACCGCGGCTGCGCCCTCCGCGGCACCTTCGTCGTCGACCGCACCGGCACCATCCGCTGGTCCGTGGTGTCCCCGATCCCCGAGCCCCGCAACCCCG
- the aceE gene encoding pyruvate dehydrogenase (acetyl-transferring), homodimeric type — protein MASGHEPPAIITEGMPTQLPDIDPDETREWVESLDAVLDERGKARARYLMLKLIERARERQVGVPALRSTDYINSIPPEREPWFPGDEHIERRIRAFIRWNAAVMVSKANRKGLEVGGHIATYQSAASLYEVGFNHFFRGKDHADGGDQIFIQGHASPGMYARAFLEGRLSADDLDGFRQEVSRGPHHGLSSYPHPRLMPDFWEFPTVSMGLAALNSIYQARFNRYLHNRSIKDTSKQHVWAFLGDGEMGEPESLGAIGLAAREELDNLTFVINCNLQQLDGPVRGNGKVIQELEAFFRGAGWNVIKVIWGREWDNLLAQDHDGALVNKMNTTPDGQFQTYSVESGEYIRNNFFGGDQRLQQMVSNLSDEDLRKLPRGGHDYRKVYAAFKSATEHVGQPTVILAQTIKGWTIEALEGRNATHQMKKLTSDDLKAFRDRLYLPIEDSALEDAYNPPYFHPGTDSPEYQYMMDRRKQLGGSLPQRKVAPKTLKLPGDDVYKPLSKGNHAPIATTMALVRLFRDLMKDPEIGHRIVPIAPDEYRTFGMDSMFPTAKIYSPHGQNYEAVDRNLLLSWKESSAGQLLHEGISEAGAMGSTIAAGTSYATHGEPMIPFYIFYSMFGFQRTGDSIWAFGDQLGRGFLVGATAGRTTLTGEGLQHADGHSPLLASTNPAVVHYDPGFAYEVGHIVKDGLRRMYGYGLDADKPYGEDVFYYLTVYNEPVAQPAEPENLDVAALLKGMYRFNEYQTAEGDDVPRAQVLASGVALPWVMKAQQILAEEYSVAADIWSVTSWNELRRDAVAAEQHNLLHPDEPEQVPFVTEQLKDTKGPVVAVSDFMRAVQDQISRWVPNDYTSLGTDGWGLADTRAAARRHFQVDAESIVVATLEILAKRGDVKPEVAAEAARKYRIDDPTAVAGVKQEGAGA, from the coding sequence GTGGCTTCCGGACACGAACCACCAGCCATCATCACCGAGGGGATGCCCACCCAGCTCCCCGACATCGACCCCGACGAGACGCGTGAATGGGTCGAATCGCTTGACGCCGTCCTGGACGAACGGGGCAAGGCGCGAGCGCGCTACCTGATGCTCAAGCTGATCGAGCGCGCCCGGGAGCGACAGGTCGGCGTGCCCGCCCTGCGGAGCACCGACTACATCAACTCGATCCCGCCCGAGCGTGAGCCGTGGTTCCCCGGCGACGAGCACATCGAGCGCCGGATCCGGGCCTTCATCCGCTGGAACGCCGCGGTGATGGTCAGCAAGGCCAACCGCAAGGGCCTGGAGGTCGGCGGCCACATCGCCACCTATCAGTCCGCGGCCAGCCTGTACGAGGTCGGCTTCAACCACTTCTTCCGCGGCAAGGACCACGCCGACGGCGGCGACCAGATCTTCATCCAGGGTCACGCCTCCCCCGGGATGTACGCGCGCGCCTTCCTCGAGGGCCGGCTGTCCGCCGACGACCTGGACGGGTTCCGCCAGGAGGTCTCGCGGGGTCCGCACCACGGCCTGTCGTCGTACCCGCACCCGCGGCTGATGCCGGACTTCTGGGAGTTCCCGACCGTCTCGATGGGACTGGCCGCGCTGAACTCGATCTACCAGGCTCGCTTCAACCGGTACCTGCACAACCGCAGCATCAAGGACACCAGCAAGCAGCACGTCTGGGCGTTCCTCGGTGACGGCGAGATGGGTGAGCCGGAGTCGCTCGGCGCGATCGGCCTGGCCGCGCGCGAGGAGCTCGACAACCTCACCTTCGTGATCAACTGCAACCTGCAACAGCTGGACGGCCCGGTCCGCGGCAACGGCAAGGTCATCCAGGAACTGGAGGCGTTCTTCCGCGGCGCCGGCTGGAACGTGATCAAGGTGATCTGGGGCCGGGAGTGGGACAACCTGCTCGCCCAGGACCACGACGGCGCGCTGGTGAACAAGATGAACACCACGCCGGACGGCCAGTTCCAGACGTACTCCGTCGAGTCCGGCGAGTACATCCGGAACAACTTCTTCGGCGGCGACCAGCGGCTGCAGCAGATGGTCAGCAACCTGTCCGACGAGGACCTGCGCAAGCTGCCCCGCGGCGGTCACGACTACCGCAAGGTGTACGCCGCGTTCAAGAGCGCGACCGAGCACGTCGGGCAGCCGACCGTGATCCTGGCCCAGACCATCAAGGGCTGGACGATCGAGGCGCTGGAGGGCCGCAACGCGACCCACCAGATGAAGAAGCTGACCTCGGACGACCTGAAGGCGTTCCGGGACCGGCTCTACCTGCCGATCGAGGACTCCGCCCTCGAGGACGCGTACAACCCGCCGTACTTCCACCCCGGCACCGACTCGCCGGAGTACCAGTACATGATGGATCGGCGTAAGCAGCTCGGCGGTTCGCTGCCGCAGCGCAAGGTCGCGCCGAAGACGCTCAAGCTGCCCGGCGACGACGTCTACAAGCCGCTGTCCAAGGGCAACCACGCGCCGATCGCCACCACGATGGCGCTGGTCCGGCTGTTCCGCGACCTGATGAAGGACCCGGAGATCGGCCACCGGATCGTCCCGATCGCGCCCGACGAGTACCGCACGTTCGGGATGGACTCGATGTTCCCGACGGCGAAGATCTACTCGCCGCACGGGCAGAACTACGAGGCCGTCGACCGCAACCTGCTGCTGTCCTGGAAGGAATCCTCGGCGGGTCAGCTGCTGCACGAGGGCATCAGCGAGGCCGGCGCGATGGGGTCGACGATCGCGGCCGGGACGTCGTACGCCACCCACGGCGAGCCGATGATCCCGTTCTACATCTTCTACTCGATGTTCGGCTTCCAGCGGACCGGCGACTCGATCTGGGCGTTCGGCGACCAGCTCGGCCGGGGCTTCCTGGTGGGTGCCACCGCCGGACGGACGACGCTGACCGGTGAGGGACTGCAGCACGCGGACGGTCACTCGCCGCTGCTCGCCTCGACCAACCCGGCGGTCGTGCACTACGACCCGGGCTTCGCCTACGAGGTCGGGCACATCGTGAAGGACGGCCTGCGCCGGATGTACGGCTACGGTCTGGACGCGGACAAGCCGTACGGCGAGGACGTCTTCTACTACCTCACGGTGTACAACGAGCCGGTCGCGCAGCCGGCCGAGCCGGAGAACCTCGATGTCGCGGCCCTGCTCAAGGGCATGTACCGCTTCAACGAGTACCAGACCGCCGAGGGTGACGACGTACCGCGGGCGCAGGTGCTCGCGTCCGGTGTCGCACTGCCGTGGGTGATGAAGGCCCAGCAGATCCTCGCCGAGGAGTACTCCGTGGCCGCGGACATCTGGTCCGTCACCTCGTGGAACGAGCTGCGCCGCGACGCGGTAGCCGCCGAGCAGCACAACCTGCTGCACCCGGACGAGCCGGAGCAGGTGCCGTTCGTGACCGAGCAGCTCAAGGACACCAAGGGTCCGGTCGTTGCCGTCAGCGACTTCATGCGCGCGGTGCAGGACCAGATCTCCCGCTGGGTGCCGAACGACTACACCTCGCTCGGGACCGACGGCTGGGGTCTGGCCGACACCCGGGCCGCGGCGCGGCGGCACTTCCAGGTGGACGCCGAGTCGATCGTCGTCGCGACCCTGGAGATCCTGGCCAAGCGCGGTGACGTCAAGCCGGAGGTCGCTGCCGAGGCGGCCCGCAAGTACCGCATCGACGACCCGACCGCGGTCGCCGGCGTGAAGCAGGAGGGCGCCGGCGCCTGA
- a CDS encoding DUF3052 domain-containing protein — translation MSATADHADGKSGVPNMASRLGLEAGWVVQEIGYDEDCDDEFRDAIREITGEAFVDEDTDEVVDVVLLWFREDDGDLVDAFFDILTDLKAGGVVWLLTPKVGRDGYVETSDIAEAAPVAGLATTSTLSVTDDWSATKLVVPKSGRRG, via the coding sequence GTGAGCGCGACCGCGGACCACGCGGACGGCAAGAGCGGAGTGCCGAACATGGCCTCCCGGCTCGGCCTGGAGGCCGGCTGGGTCGTCCAGGAGATCGGGTACGACGAGGATTGCGACGACGAGTTCCGCGATGCCATCCGCGAAATCACCGGCGAAGCCTTCGTCGACGAGGACACCGACGAGGTCGTCGACGTCGTCCTGCTCTGGTTCCGCGAGGACGACGGTGACCTGGTCGACGCCTTCTTCGACATCCTGACCGACCTGAAGGCCGGTGGGGTCGTCTGGCTGCTGACGCCGAAGGTCGGTCGCGACGGGTACGTCGAGACCAGCGACATCGCCGAGGCCGCCCCGGTAGCGGGCCTGGCCACGACCAGCACCCTGAGCGTGACCGACGACTGGTCCGCGACCAAGCTGGTGGTTCCGAAGTCCGGCCGCCGCGGGTGA